From a single Clupea harengus chromosome 24, Ch_v2.0.2, whole genome shotgun sequence genomic region:
- the ndufaf5 gene encoding arginine-hydroxylase NDUFAF5, mitochondrial has protein sequence MYSLINKSVLNDGCICQLLRTCMSRVAALPEVPRHRNISTGRAKPEHALSKSQYQSSLRCARQLSGRPGGAMNVFDRTMKRKQKKWAASLQDGDQYDYLRAEIGLRVADRVYDVARTFPLALDVGCGKSYIAENLSKDVVERFFLTDICSKSLRQQRPSEMPSHCVLADEEYLPFKDNTFDLVVSSLSLHWINDLPGALRQIQQVLKPDGVFIGAMVGGETLYELRCSLQLAELEREGGFAPHISPYTAVTDLGNLMGQAGFNMLTVDIDEIQVHFPGMLEVMKDLQGMGESNCAWNRKPMIHRDTLLAAAAIYKEMYGNEDGTVPATIEVLHMIGWKPHESQAKPAKRGSANVSFADLSKIGTIAPDQKS, from the exons ATGTATTCGTTGATAAATAAGAGTGTTTTAAATGACGGTTGTATTTGTCAGCTATTAAGGACATGCATGAGCAGAGTGGCAGCGCTTCCCGAGGTACCCAGGCATAGGAATATTTCCACTGGACGTGCGAAACCTGAACATGCTTTGTCCAAATCGCAATACCAATCGTCTTTAAGATGTGCCAGGCAACTCTCGGGCAGACCAGGAGGAGCGATGAACGTCTTTGACAGGACTATGAAACGCAAACAGAAGAAGTGGGCAGCATCGCTTCAAGACGGCGACCAGTACGATTACCTGAGAGCAGAG ATTGGACTTAGAGTGGCAGACAGAGTTTACGACGTTGCAAG GACCTTTCCTTTGGCATTAGATGTTGGCTGTGGAAAAAGTTACATTGCTGAGAATTTGAGCAAG GATGTAGTTGAACGGTTCTTCCTTACCGATATATGTAGCAAGTCATTG AGGCAGCAGAGGCCGAGTGAGATGCCCAGCCACTGCGTCCTGGCCGATGAGGAGTACCTGCCATTTAAAGACAACACTTTTGATCTGGTGGTCAGCAGTTTAAG CCTGCACTGGATCAATGACCTTCCTGGTGCTTTACGACAG aTCCAGCAGGTTCTGAAGCCTGACGGCGTGTTCATCGGGGCGATGGTCGGGGGGGAGACCCTGTACGAGCTGCGCTGCTCCCTGCAGTTGGCCGAGTTGGAGCGCGAGGGGGGGTTCGCTCCGCACATCTCCCCCTACACGGCCGTCACCGACTTGGGCAACCTGATGGGCCAAGCGGGCTTCAACATGCTCACCGTG GACATTGATGAAATCCAGGTCCACTTCCCAGGAATGCTTGAGGTCATGAAGGACTTGCAAG GAATGGGAGAAAGCAACTGTGCGTGGAACAGGAAGCCGATGATCCATAGAGACACCCTGTTAGCAGCGGCGGCTATCTACAAGG AGATGTATGGGAATGAGGACGGTACCGTCCCAGCCACCATTGAGGTCCTTCACATGATTGGCTGGAAACCCCATGAGTCTCAG GCCAAGCCTGCCAAGAGAGGCTCAGCTAACGTATCATTCGCAGACCTGTCCAAGATTGGCACAATTGCACCGGACCAAAAGTCATAG